In one Grus americana isolate bGruAme1 chromosome 1, bGruAme1.mat, whole genome shotgun sequence genomic region, the following are encoded:
- the LOC129205865 gene encoding C-type natriuretic peptide 1-like, which produces MVTFGSPMLLSQLLPLEPESTLAEEDTKEGSGFGPRLLSSTLPFLPSGARAARPSLWRKTLTNRKWALPGDWAWKAMPRGCFGLKLDRIGTFSGLGC; this is translated from the coding sequence ATGCTCCTTTCCCAGTTGCTGCCCCTGGAGCCTGAGTCCACGCTGGCCGAAGAGGACACAAAGGAGGGGTCTGGCTTCGGCCCTCGGTTGCTCTCCTccaccctccccttcctcccatcGGGGGCTAGAGCTGCCCGTCCCTCTCTCTGGCGCAAGACCCTCACGAATCGCAAGTGGGCACTGCCTGGAGATTGGGCCTGGAAGGCCATGCCCAGGGGCTGCTTTGGGCTGAAACTGGACCGGATTGGAACCTTCAGTGGTTTGGGGTGTTAG